A single region of the Arthrobacter sp. PAMC25564 genome encodes:
- a CDS encoding dicarboxylate/amino acid:cation symporter: MSTQTSTPSRAGKPGFQLPKWAGSFGFQIIAALVVGLGLGLLAKYTGSTKANPNALGTTLQTIGSSYVSLLQTAVVPLIFTAVVSSISNLRAVSNAARLAWNTLLWFAISSLIAVLIGIGLGVLLQPGANTGISQQAKYTGKSGDWWAFLTGLFPKNFLGLGASTTVTDGVATTAVSFNVLQILVIAIAVGVAALKAGTAAEPFLNLNASALAVIQRVLWWIIRIAPLGTVGLIGNAVAVYGWDTIGSLGKFTVAIYIGLALVLFVVYPILIRSHGLSIRQYFSGVWPAVQLAFVSRSSIGTLPLTQRVTERNLGVPRPYASFSVPLGATTKMDGCAAIYPSIAAIFVAQFFGIQLDFTQYLLIVLVSVLGSAATAGTTGAVVMLTLTLSTLGLPLAGVGLLLAIDPILDMGRTAVNVAGQALVPAIVAKRQGMLDEVLYNAPRNGDPFADDVDAAAVDPSAAAASAAPQESRELAGAKA; encoded by the coding sequence GTGAGCACTCAGACAAGCACCCCCTCCCGCGCAGGAAAGCCCGGTTTCCAGCTGCCCAAATGGGCCGGATCGTTCGGTTTCCAGATCATCGCCGCCCTGGTCGTCGGCCTCGGCCTTGGCCTTCTCGCCAAGTACACCGGCAGCACCAAGGCAAACCCCAACGCCCTCGGCACCACGCTGCAGACCATCGGCTCGAGCTACGTCTCGCTGCTGCAGACTGCCGTCGTCCCCCTCATCTTCACCGCCGTCGTCAGCTCCATCTCCAACCTCCGCGCAGTCTCCAACGCTGCCCGGCTGGCCTGGAACACGCTGCTCTGGTTCGCGATCAGCTCGCTGATCGCCGTACTGATCGGCATCGGCCTGGGCGTGCTGCTGCAGCCCGGCGCCAACACCGGCATTTCCCAGCAGGCCAAGTACACCGGCAAGTCCGGTGACTGGTGGGCCTTCCTGACCGGCCTGTTCCCCAAGAACTTCCTCGGCCTCGGCGCAAGCACCACCGTCACCGACGGCGTCGCCACCACCGCTGTGAGCTTCAACGTGCTCCAGATCCTGGTGATCGCCATCGCCGTCGGCGTCGCGGCCCTCAAGGCGGGCACAGCCGCCGAGCCGTTCCTGAACCTCAACGCCTCCGCCCTCGCCGTGATCCAGAGGGTGCTCTGGTGGATCATCCGCATTGCACCGCTCGGTACCGTCGGCCTGATCGGCAACGCAGTCGCCGTCTACGGCTGGGACACCATCGGCTCGCTGGGCAAGTTCACCGTCGCCATCTACATCGGCCTGGCCCTTGTCCTGTTCGTGGTCTACCCCATCCTGATCCGCAGCCACGGCCTGTCCATCAGGCAGTACTTCTCCGGCGTCTGGCCCGCAGTGCAGCTGGCCTTCGTCTCGCGCTCCTCGATCGGCACCCTGCCGCTGACCCAGCGCGTGACCGAGCGGAACCTGGGCGTCCCCCGCCCCTACGCCTCCTTCTCGGTGCCGCTGGGCGCCACCACCAAGATGGACGGTTGCGCCGCGATCTACCCGTCCATCGCAGCGATCTTCGTGGCGCAGTTCTTCGGCATCCAGCTCGACTTTACCCAGTATCTGCTGATCGTTCTCGTCTCCGTGCTCGGCTCGGCCGCGACGGCAGGCACCACCGGCGCCGTCGTCATGCTGACCCTGACGCTCTCAACGTTGGGACTGCCGCTGGCCGGCGTCGGCCTGCTGCTGGCGATCGACCCGATTCTGGACATGGGCCGCACCGCCGTCAACGTGGCCGGGCAGGCGCTCGTCCCGGCTATCGTGGCCAAGCGCCAGGGCATGCTGGACGAGGTGCTCTACAACGCACCGCGCAACGGTGATCCGTTCGCGGACGACGTCGACGCCGCCGCCGTCGACCCTTCCGCTGCCGCTGCTTCCGCGGCGCCCCAGGAAAGCCGCGAACTGGCCGGTGCCAAAGCCTGA
- a CDS encoding TetR/AcrR family transcriptional regulator, which yields MPPAISDSPPAPPPTRRELNKAATRQAITDAALGLLRVRGPGNFTVEDIADAAGISRRTFFNYFGSTEAALASVTFGFLDTALQQFRLRPPGEPILESARAALVQLADPMTVAPVAELYSLGQANPALSRSELEAWDHCTEQIINAARERFANGARDGADDGAAGGIDELYLHALAGSVIACGKAALDVWFARCGGDLGPGSLSTLRQLLIDSMSLLGSGFAGPATAPPTPPAAIPSPDRH from the coding sequence GTGCCCCCCGCGATATCCGACAGCCCCCCGGCGCCCCCGCCAACCCGCCGCGAACTCAACAAGGCGGCCACCCGCCAGGCCATCACGGACGCGGCCCTGGGCTTGCTCCGAGTCAGGGGGCCCGGCAACTTCACTGTCGAGGACATCGCCGACGCCGCGGGGATCTCCCGCCGGACTTTCTTCAACTACTTCGGCAGCACCGAAGCGGCCCTCGCCTCGGTGACCTTCGGCTTCCTGGACACCGCGCTCCAGCAGTTCCGGCTGCGCCCGCCCGGCGAACCCATCCTGGAATCGGCCCGGGCAGCCCTTGTCCAGCTGGCCGACCCCATGACCGTCGCACCCGTGGCCGAGCTCTACAGCCTGGGCCAGGCCAACCCGGCGCTCAGCCGTTCCGAGCTGGAGGCCTGGGACCACTGCACCGAACAGATCATCAACGCCGCCCGCGAACGCTTTGCCAACGGAGCCCGGGACGGAGCCGATGACGGAGCCGCCGGCGGGATCGATGAACTGTACCTCCACGCCCTGGCCGGCTCCGTCATCGCCTGCGGCAAAGCCGCGCTGGACGTGTGGTTCGCCCGGTGCGGCGGCGACCTCGGCCCCGGCTCCCTCTCCACCCTGCGCCAGCTCCTGATCGATTCCATGAGCCTGCTCGGCTCCGGTTTCGCCGGCCCGGCAACTGCACCGCCCACCCCGCCCGCAGCCATCCCCTCCCCAGATCGGCACTGA